From Heliomicrobium undosum, the proteins below share one genomic window:
- a CDS encoding MarR family winged helix-turn-helix transcriptional regulator, which translates to MDAETVNTGKANKKQPNRQKNDAQSADGTQNQPDGTQNQSDATQNEEATLAGRDFFRTLQSFYECAMSTVSRISQRTDLTFTQLQIMNHINYRGLALQKEMRKQFHLTQGALSTALKDLEKRELIMRTQSPVDQREWVIALSPQGEKLLGEIGQPLYNQLQKLAEAHPQQVGQLIDSVEWFTETFSLEEV; encoded by the coding sequence ATGGATGCGGAAACAGTGAACACCGGTAAGGCCAATAAAAAGCAACCGAATCGGCAGAAGAACGATGCCCAGTCTGCCGATGGGACACAAAACCAACCCGATGGGACACAAAACCAATCCGATGCGACACAGAACGAGGAAGCGACCCTAGCGGGACGCGACTTTTTCCGGACCTTGCAATCCTTTTATGAATGCGCCATGAGCACCGTTTCGCGAATCAGCCAGCGGACCGACCTGACCTTTACCCAACTGCAGATCATGAACCACATCAATTATCGCGGCCTCGCCCTTCAGAAAGAGATGCGCAAACAGTTTCACCTGACCCAGGGGGCGCTGTCGACGGCCCTGAAAGACCTGGAGAAGCGGGAACTGATCATGCGGACCCAGAGCCCCGTCGACCAGCGCGAGTGGGTGATCGCCCTCTCGCCGCAAGGTGAGAAACTGCTGGGGGAAATCGGCCAACCCCTATACAACCAGTTGCAAAAGCTTGCCGAAGCGCATCCCCAGCAAGTAGGCCAACTGATCGACTCGGTCGAGTGGTTTACCGAGACCTTTTCCCTCGAAGAGGTATAG